A part of Acipenser ruthenus chromosome 12, fAciRut3.2 maternal haplotype, whole genome shotgun sequence genomic DNA contains:
- the LOC117417117 gene encoding EEIG family member 2-like isoform X3 yields the protein MFSFLCKMSASASTGVLDPCVCRVSVRKEMKGGKTYAKVRSVCFFPLGFADLNLAEFAGSGNTKRRCLLEGYDTKNTRQDNSILKVLINMQLKSGDPCFKTPPSTAMYIGIQGEAEHLHQDRKGRDTLKPLFGISDPPGKCASVPEELGVCGHSRTSSYASQQSKVSGYSTGHSRSSSLCELSHRRNASVGSASTGIGSIPEPSEESSPRVGPAAAGAASAPMPGHLTPVKSGSSSERLCRHAVKQDSVESQLKRVDATRVDADDIVEKILQSQDFTRSLLDSSAEEEGLRLFVGPGGSTALGSHHLPARVGAGAYEQVVIKR from the exons ATGTTCTCGTTTCTGTGTAAAATGAGTGCCAGTGCCAGTACTGGAGTGCTGGACCCCTGTGTCTGCAGGGTATCAGTGCGAAAG GAAATGAAAGGAGGAAAGACATATGCAAAGGTtagaagtgtttgttttttccct cTTGGGTTTGCTGATCTGAATCTGGCCGAGTTTGCTGGCTCTGGCAACACGAAGCGGAGGTGCTTACTTGAGGGCTATGATACCAAAAACACCCGGCAGGATAATTCCATTCTGAAG GTTTTAATCAACATGCAGCTGAAGTCTGGGGACCCCTGCTTTAAAAC ACCCCCTTCAACAGCAATGTACATAGGGATACAAGGAGAAGCTGAACATTTACATCAAGATCGGAAGGGAAGAGATACACTGAAGCCTTTATTTGGTATTTCAG ACCCCCCAGGAAAGTGTGCCTCGGTTCCAGAGGAACTTGGAGTGTGTGGTCACTCCAGAACATCAAGCTATGCTAGTCAGCAGTCTAAAGTATCAG GGTACAGTACAGGGCACTCGCGCTCCTCAAGCCTGTGTGAGCTTTCCCACAGGAGGAACGCCTCTGTGGGCAGCGCATCGACAGGGATCGGAAGCATCCCTGAACCCAGCGAGGAGAGCTCCCCAAGGGTAGGACCTGCTGCTGCTGGGGCTGCTTCTGCTCCCATGCCAGGGCACCTCACCCCAGTCAAGAGTGGCTCCTCTTCCGAGCGGCTCTGCAG GCATGCAGTGAAGCAGGACTCTGTGGAGTCTCAGCTGAAGCGGGTCGATGCCACCAGGGTTGATGCCGATGACATTGTGGAAAAGATTCTGCAGAGTCAGGACTTCACTCGCAGTCTGCTGGACTCCAGCGCAGAAG AAGAGGGATTACGGTTATTTGTGGGGCCTGGAGGAAGCACTGCTTTGGGGAGCCATCATCTACCCGCAAG GGTTGGAGCAGGGGCTTATGAACAAGTGGTGATAAAGCGTTAG